The window GATGGCGGCCCCCTCCTCGGCCGTGCGCGAGTCGACGACCTTGTCCTCCTGGCCGGAGCACCACGGACAACGCACGTCTGCCGAAGCTACCGGGCGGCGGCCCCCCGTCAGGCGACGGGCGGCCCCGGCAAATCGGCGCTCAGATGCGCCGGAGGACCGTGACCACCTTGCCGTAGACGGTCACGTCGGCGGGGTCGAGCTCCATCGGCTCGAGGCGCGGATTGGCGGGCACGAGGACGACCTTGGAGCCCTTCCGGGACCAGCGCTTCACCGTGGCCTCCTCCCCGGGGAGGCCGGCCACCACGATGTCCCCCTTCTCGGCGTCGGGCTGGGCCCGGACGACGACGAAGTCCCCCTCGAAGATGCCGGCGTCGATCATCGAGTCCCCCCGGACCCGCAGCATGAACAGGGTCCCGGTGCCGGTGAAGTCCTCGGGCAGTGGCAGCAGCTCCTCGACGTTCTCCTGAGCCAGCACGTCGGCGCCGGCCGCCACGTCCCCGACGAGCGGGACGTGGCGCACGGG of the Acidimicrobiales bacterium genome contains:
- the lexA gene encoding transcriptional repressor LexA; the encoded protein is MATETVLTGKRRQILDFIADELRARGYPPSVREIGEAVGLTSSSTVHAHLATLQRQGYLRRDPTKPRAIEVRYDPSSGAAVESRPVRHVPLVGDVAAGADVLAQENVEELLPLPEDFTGTGTLFMLRVRGDSMIDAGIFEGDFVVVRAQPDAEKGDIVVAGLPGEEATVKRWSRKGSKVVLVPANPRLEPMELDPADVTVYGKVVTVLRRI